From the Vibrio vulnificus CMCP6 genome, the window GAACTGAGTGCACGCCACCAGTTCATCAATATCCATGTATTTTGGCGTTAAACCCGCGCGCAACACATTGTCGGAGTTGGCCATGATTTCTAAGCCCGTGCCATGCAAATAGGCGTGCGGTGTCTCGGCGTGCAAGAACATCGCTTCCCCCGGCTGTAAGGTAATTACATTGAGCATCAATGGCGCGAACAAGCCGATGTCGTTGGGGTACTGTTTTTCCAGTTCAACAATCAAGGCAAAGAGCGGCAAATCAACCTGTTTTGCTTGGTGGATCAAGGCCTCTACGGCGTTGGTTTTCGCTTCGCCTTGCAATGAGAGTAAGCCAGAGAAAAAGTCACTCAACCCTGGTTCGGTTGGGTTAGTTGAGAACGCATCCACGAGGGAGCTCAACTCGTCAATCGCCAGCTCGGTGAAGACATTGAGAATTTCATCGATAGCGCGAAAGCCGTTCATCGCGTGGTATTCGGTAAGCGCGTAAACCAGCTCTGGCTTGTGGTTTGGATCTTTGTAATTGCGGTTGGCGGCGGTCAACGCAATACCTTGCTGCTCTTCACGGGCAAAGCCCAATTCAGCTTGCTGCTTGTTGGGGTGCACCTGAATCGACAGCGCGTTTTCAGCGGCGAGAATTTTAAATAGATAAGGCAGCTCCCCAAACTGTGCGGCGGTCTGCTCACCTAAAATCAGCGCTGGATTTTGCGCAATAAAGTCAGACAATTTAACTTGCTGACCTGCCATCGTGACGCATGAACAACCATTGGGATGCGCTCCCATCCACAGCTCTGCTTGGGGTTCATTGGTTGGATTTTCGATGGCAAACAATTGCTGCATGGCGGTTTTGCTGCCCCACGCATAGTTTTGTATCGGATTGGTCATAGGGAAAAACACCGCCTGCGGCAGGGTTGCTTGCGAAGCTAGAATCTCAGACATCTTTCTTGCCTTCAGAAAAGTTATCTTTAGAAAAGTGACCTTCAGAAAAGTCACCATCGGAAAGATGGCTTGAGCGTGCGCCCAAGCCATACGGTGAAAAGAGGGGAGTTAAGCGGTTGCGGCCGCCAGTTTTTGTGCGCGGATTTTCTTCAGCGTCACACAAGTGATTGCTGTAACCGCAGCGCCTGAAACCATGCAAATTAGCGCCAATAACGGGTAGTTCATCGCGCCAAGCAGTGCTACCACAGGGCCACCGTGCGCCACGCTGTTGGTGATGCCGAAAGAGAACGCCATTACCGCTGCAACCATAGAGCCCAATACGTTGGCAGGAATAACCGACATCGGATCTTGCGCCGCAAATGGAATCGCCCCTTCAGAGATACCGACTAAGCCCATTGCGCCCGCCGCTTTACCTGCTTCAATTTCTGACGATTCAAATAAATCGAACTTGCGACCCATCGCAGTGGCGAGCGCCATGCCAAGTGGTGCAACCGGAATGGCACACGCCATCGCGCCCATGAATTGGGTTTGGCCACTGGCAATCATGCCGACAGAGAACAAGAACGCCACTTTGTTGAATGGGCCACCCATGTCAAAGCCGGCCATACCACCCAGCACAATGCCCAGTAGAATCACGTTACCAGTACTCATGCTGGTGAGCAGGGCGGTGAGACCGTCCATTAAGCTGGCAATAGGGGCGCCGATGACGAAGATGAACAGACCAGCAATGAACAGCGATGCGGTGATGGGCGCAATCATGATCGGAACGAGTGGCTGAATGAACTTGTGGTAGTTGATGGAGGTGATCCACTTAACGAAGTAACCAACAAGCAAGCCCGCGATGATGGCACCAATAAAGCCTGTTCCCGCTTCTGCGCCGTAGAAAGAGCCGTTGTTCGCAATCCAACCTCCGATTAAACCCGGAGCCAGTGCTGGTCGGTCTGCGATCGCGTAGGCAATGTAACCCGCCAAAATCGGGATCATCAGTGTGAAAGCAACCACGCCCACTTCAAGAATTTGGTTCCACATACTGCCGGGAGGAATCGCCATGCCCGCTTCGGTTGGCTCGCCGCCGACCGCAAGGGCTAAGGCAATCAGAAGACCCCCTGTGACCACGAATGGGATCATGTGAGACACGCCGTTCATCAAGAAACGATAGAGATCAGAGCGCGCTTGGGACGCTTTGTTCGCCACCGACTGCGTGCTGGCGCTTTCGGCTTGGTAGCTTGGCGCGTTTAACGCTTCGTTAATCAGCTTCTGAGCATCGCGAATTGGGGCTTTGACGTTGGTTTTGACAACACGTTTACCGGCAAAGCGCGCCATGTCGACCTGTTTGTCACATGCGACAACAATCGCCTCTGCGCGTTCAATTTCTTCTGCGGTTGGGCTGTTTTTTACCCCAATCGAGCCGTTGGTTTCCACTTTGATTTGGTAGCCCAACGCCGCCGCGCCTTTTTCCAGCGCTTCTGCCGCGAGGTAAGTGTGGGCAATACCTGCAGGACAACCCGTCACACCGATGATCAACCCTTTGCTCTCCGATGGGTGGGTCTCTGGCGCAGGTTCGGCCTTTTTCAGCAATAGCTGCAGCGCTTGCTCTGTGTTTTCGGCATTAAGGAATGCGTCGATAAAGCCTTCTTCGATCAGCTTGGAAGAGAGTTCAGCCAACACTTCAATATGGTGGTTATCGCCTCCATCGGGGGATGCGATCATGAAAAAGAGTTTGGAAGGCAAACCGTCTTCTGCGCCGTACTCAATGCCCTGTTTGCTCACGCCAATGGCGACGGCAGGTTGGGTCACGGCGGCACTTTTCGCATGAGGGATCGCGACGCCGTCTTCAAATCCGGTGTTGCCTAACTCTTCACGCGCTTGGATGTCTTGTAGGAAGGCCGCTTTATCTGAAATACGTCCTTGCGAATGCAGGATGTCAATCAGCTCTTCAAAAACGGCTTGTTTTGTATTTGCTTGCAGATCAAGCTGAATTAAATTGGCATTAATCAGTTGGTTGATCATAGAAACCTCTGTGTTTTGTCTTTTTTATCCCGCGCCGACCTCACGCTGCTGCGCCAAGTGGCCTGGGTATTTGTCAGAGATATTGTTTAATTTTGCGGATCGAGCGAGTAGTGAAGAAATAGAACATTTACTGGACAATTGTATCGGTATGAGTTGAATGTGATTTGGATCGCTATGAGATTTGGTGAGTGTTTCTGCCTCAAAATTAGTCTTTGTTAACGTTAAATTTCTGTTATTTCATTAAGTTAAAGTGTGTTTGTTGTTTTTAAATAAGAAAATGGGCACTAGAGAATTGGTGCTGTGACTGGATTTTTGTATCATTTGGCCGGGAGTGTGATTTCGTTCAAGGAGTGATGGTAACAATCGTTGTATACCTTACGCCGTTACGAACTGAACAATGCGATGAGAGACGAGAGATGATGTTTGATGATTTGATTTCATCGGTACTAAATGAACGTGAATCCTTTCATCATATTTGGTTCGCTGGCGATTTTCATACGCCACCTGAATTTAGCTATCAGGTTAACTTTCCCCGTTTGGAGTTAGTCTTGGATGGGGAATACATTAATGAAATGGAAAGCCACGATCGCAAAGTGAGCAAAATTGTCGCCAAAGCGGGTGATGCGATTTTTATTCCTTCTAACTGCTGGAATAAGCCGAATTGGGATACCGATTGCTCGGTGCTGAGCATGTTGTTTGGTCGCCGCCAGTTGGGGCTCAGTTTGGTGAGTAAGCGCAAAGGCGAAGCCAACTTTTACGATATCCAAAAGCACAGTATCCAAACCCGTTCAGGTTTTGCCATCGATAACATCTTAGAGGCACTCAGCTCATTGGCGCGTGAAAATCACAAGAAGCCGATGGACGAGTTGTTGCTGCAAGCCTTGCTGCAATACGCCAAAACCATGCTCAATGCCCCCGTTGAGCAGTCGCACAACCGCGTACAAGATCTCTATCAAGGGATCTGCATTTATATCCAAGAGAATTTCCATCGGCCAATTACCCGGGAAAGTATTGCATCGCGTTTTAGCATCTCTGCCAATCATTTATCGCGGCTGTTTCGCCAGCAAGGGCATATGACGTTGGCCGATTACATCACTTGGGTAAGGGTGGACCGCGCCAAGTTTATGCTCAAGAAGTATAACTTTAAGCTCAATGAAGTGGCGCTGCGCTGCGGGTTTAAGGATGTGAACTACTTCTGCCGCGTGTTTAAAAATCGCACGGGGCGCACGCCAACCGATTACCGCGCCTCAATTTAGCAGGCGCGACATGGCGTACATCAGCAGCGCTTGCAGATCGACGCCACTGCGAGTCAGCAGTAGCCGCTCAACCATCTGATCACACAGTAAATTACGCGTTAAATTGGTCGCGGCGATGATCTGTTCTCGATTGGGCTTGCTTGGCATCACTAAAGCAATGGCCAAATGCACCTCGCCCATTTTTGAAGCCCAATCCATCGATTCGTCGTTTTTGATCACCGCCACAGCAATGTGTTCAATGCCTTCAAACATCACATGAGGAATCGCGATGCCGGGCGCGACGCTGGTGGAAGAGCGCTCTTCTCGCTTGATAAACGCCAAAATCAGTTCATCGGGCGAAACGGGGTAGATCAGTTGCGCTAACCCTTTCAAACACTCGAATTTGGTGAGTTCGGTGTGTGCTTTGGCATAGTGCCATTTGACCTCGGCTGGTGGGCAAATTTGCGGTAGACGCTCGGCCAGATGGCTGGAGAACTCATAGTTGATCTTTGAACCGACCACGGTGAAGTGATCCGAGAGCATGTCTTTAATCACAAAGCAGGCGAGTTCGGCATCAATGCCAATGGCGGTGATTTGGCAAAAATCCCCTTCTTGCAACCCTACTTGCAGTACCGAGAGTGACTTTGCCAACTCTGCGCTGCGATTTTGCGTGATATTGATGATGTGTAGCGTGCTTTTGAACTTTCGCGCAACACGAGACAATGGCTGGGCCACATGGGCGCTGGCGTTAACATCGTTCACCAAGAAGGTGACTTGATATTCATGCATCATGCTGGTGTTCAGCGACAGTGGACAAGAAACACTTTGTCGACGTTGAGCAGCACATCTTCGATGGAGAGTTTCACCACGTTCATACCTTCAAAACGTCCTGGCTGTTCGATTTCGATATCCGAGACAATCAATACCTTATCCGCATGAGCCACATCATGAGGCGTCAGTTGATTTTCGATCCCCATCGCACCTTGGGTTTCGACTTTGATCTGCACATTGTACTTTGGTGCGGCTTTGGTTAATGCATCGGCCGCCATGTAGGTGTGCGCAATGCCCGTTGGGCAAGCGGTGACCGCAACAACTTTCATCGGACTATCTCGTGGTAACGTTTGGCGGGATATTAGCACAGCGTAAGTCAAATGCGGCTTTTTCGCAGCAGACCCAGTTCACAATTCGCTTTTGATGTTACAAAAATCCAGTTATTGCATCTTTCGTCCTATGTTTTGAAACCGCTTGGCTGGTTAATCTAGCCTACACGCGCGTGCGCGAACCTACGCACGCCTCAATAACATGGACAACAGTATGGACAACGCAAGGTAAAGCCATCGTGGATATGACCAACCTGATCGAACCCGAAGTCATCTGCTTAGATCTGAACGCCAACAGCAAAGAAGAAGTGCTGATTGAATTGGTGGAGTTGTTGGATAAAGCGGGGAAATTGACCGATAAACAGCAATTTTTAAAGGATATTTGGCTAAGAGAAGAGATTGGCAATACCGGTTTTGAAGAGGGAATTGCCATTCCCCACGCCAAAAGTCACGCTGTTGCCTTACCCGCTGTGGTGGTGGGGATCAGCCGCCAAGGGATTGATTATGGCGCGGAAGATGGTCAGCTTTCCGACGTGTTTTTTATGCTCGCCTCCCCCGATGGCGAAGATCATCACCACATTGAAGTGTTGGCACAAATCTCCAGTAAATTGATTGAAGAGGGTTTTGTTGAGAAGCTCAAAGCCGCGGAAAATGTCGATCAGGCGCGAGCGTTGTTTGTGGACCACAACGGTGCAAACACCACGCAAGGGCATGGCATGGGTGAGTATGTTCATCAGCCGCTTAGCCCGATGGCGCAACGCGTCGCACGTATTAAGGAGCATCTGTTGTTTGGCACCTCTCATATGATGCCGTTTATTGTCGCGGGTGGGGTGCTACTGTCGCTTTCTGTAATGATCACCGGACATGGCGCCGTGCCAGAGCAGGGAGTATTAGCGGACATCGCGCAAATGGGTATTGCTGGCCTCACCTTGTTTACCGTGGTACTTGGTGGTTACATCGCCTATTCCATGGCAGACAAACCGGGTTTAGCGCCGGGGATGATTGGCACTTGGATTGCGGTCAACCAATACCATACGGGCTTTTTAGGCGCGATCATTGTGGGCTTTTGGGCGGGGTTTGTGGTGCGTCAGCTGAAAAAAATCGAGCTTCCCGACAGCATGAGCTCACTCGGCTCCATTTTCATCTATCCTCTGGTCGGAACGTTCATCACTTGTGGCGCGATCATGTGGGTGATTGGCTCTCCTATCGCCAGCAGCATGTTATGGCTCAATCAATTTCTGGCTTCGATGGCCGATTCTGGCAAAGTTGCTTTAGGCGCAGTGCTGGGAGCGATGACCGCGTTTGACATGGGCGGGCCAATCAACAAAGTCGCCACGCTGTTTGCCCAAACGCAAGTGAACACCCAACCTTGGTTGATGGGCGGGGTCGGCATTGCAATTTGTACCCCACCATTGGGGATGGCGCTGGCCACGCTGTTGTCACCCAGTAAATTCAAACGTGATGAACGTGAGGCGGGTAAAGCGGCCGGCATTATGGGCATGATTGGCATCAGCGAAGGGGCGATTCCGTTTGCAGCGGCGGATCCCGCACGTGTGCTGCCGGCAATCATTGCTGGTGGCATTGTCGGCAACGTGATTGGCTTTCTCTTCCAAGTACTCAATCATGCGCCTTGGGGTGGCTGGATTGTGCTTCCTGTCGTTGATGGAAAAATTGGCTATATCGTCGGCACGATTGCTGGTGCCATGACCACGGCGCTGATCGCCATTGCTCTGAAGAAAACCGTCAATGAAGACGAGAATTCGCCAGGCGATACACTGGCATACTCTTCGGTAGTGGGGGAAGGCCAAGCCGATATTCTCGCCGTCACTTCGTGCCCTTCTGGTGTTGCGCATACTTTCTTGGCCGCGAAATCGCTGGAAAAGGCGGCATGCCTGCTCGGAGTGAAAATCAAAGTGGAAACGCAAGGCGCCAACGGCATCATTAATCGAATTACTGCCAAAGATGTCCAAAGGGCCAAGTTGGTGATCTTCGCCCACGACGTCGCCATCAAAGAACCTGAACGCTTTAAGCACATTAAGGTCATCGACGTCACCACCAAAGATGCAATTTTGAATGCCGCGGCATTGATGCAGATGAAAAAGTAGCCAACGACACGGCTGTTATTAGGTGCGTTAACAGGATTGGGTTATTGCTGCAGCGAGCAGACTCAGCTCATCTTGCACTTCTTGGGTTAATTCAAACCCAATGTTGATGCGCAGGCAGTCGTTGTAGAGCGACAACGTACTGAACAGTTGCCCTAAGCGGATATCGATCCGGTTCTCTTCGAGCAACGCGGCGAATTGGCTCAGATTCAAACCAGGAACTTGCAGCCAGAGCACCATGCCTCCTTGTGGGTGACTGATATTCACTTTACTTGGTAGCCGCTCAGACAAAAAGGCGAGATAGGCTTGTCGTAAGGACAACAGCTTGCTGCGACGGCGCTTTAACTGCTTAGCGTAGTGGCCCGTTTCGATAAAGTCGGCAATAGCTAACTGGATCGGTAAAGAGACGCCAAAACAGGCTGCACTGTGCTGTTGCTGATAGCGCTCCATGAACCGTCCGGGTAGACACCAGCCGAGACGATAACTGGGCGACAAACTCTTAGAGACAGAGCCACACCAAAGGATGAAACCATCTTGGTCATAGCATTTCGCTGGCAGAGGTGTGTGCTCAGAATAGGACAGTTCTAAGTAGACATCATCTTCAATCATCGGCACTTGATAGTGATTAGCAAGCTCGGCCAGCTTCTGTTTTTGCTGCGCCGACATGGTGATCCCCTGAGGGTTCATGTGCGAGGTGCAAAATACGCCCGCTTTTACGACGCCTTGTTGCAAATGCGCTTCCAACTGTTGCAGATCGATCCCATCGTCCAAAGAGGGGATTTCGACGATCTGTCGTCCCATTTGCCCAAGCAAATCCAAAATTCCACTAAAACAAGGTGAACTAATCGCGATGGTATCACCGACTTGGGTACAGGCTTCAAGTGCAGCCTTGATGGCTGGCATGCAGCCTGAGGTGATGATCAACTCAGCCGGATTGATATGCAGCCCAAGCTTGGCGAAATGATCGCTCAGCGCGTGACGCAAAGATGGTTCCCCACGGGTGTTCGGATATTGGTTGAGGCGTTTTCCTATCCGTTTACTCGCACGTCGAAAACTACGCTCCAACTCGTTTAACGCAGTTTCATCGATATTGGTGCTGGAAATGCCGAGCGGCCCATTATGTGGGGAGTGAATCGCGAAGCTTTGATTGACGGTTGAGACCTGGCTGACAAATTGCGCCCATTCTGGCGTTTTGTGTTTGCTGCGCTGTGGTGCAACGTAATAGCCCGCTTGCGGGCGAGCATGAATCCATCCTTGGGATTCTAATTCCTGATAGCAACTGACGGCAGTCGACATACTTACGCCCTGCTGCTTAGACAGCTGACGGAGCGAAGGCATTCGGTTTCCTTCTGCAAGTTTTCCTGTTTCGATTTCACGAATAAACTGATTTGCCAACGCTCTATAAATGCTCATTGCCTTCAACTGTACTGGTTTTTGCGTAAAAAATTGTATCTGTACCGTTAACTGTACCCAAGTCATACTCTTTTTCAACCAAAAGGGAGGAGAGTGATGAGTCGAAACGATTTATTTTTAGCCATTTTTGTTATGGCAATATGGGGATTTAACTTCTCGATGATCAAGTTGGGGATTACGGACGTGCATCCACTATTGGCCACCGCAGCGCGATTTAGTTTGGCGGTGATCCCCGCGATATTTTTTATTGCCCGTCCCAACGTTGCTTGGCGTTATCTATTGGCTTACGGCGTGGTGTTTGGCGTGGGCATCTGGGGCATGGCTTCTTGGTCGATCACGGCAGGCCTCTCATCGGGTATG encodes:
- a CDS encoding PTS sugar transporter subunit IIA produces the protein MMHEYQVTFLVNDVNASAHVAQPLSRVARKFKSTLHIINITQNRSAELAKSLSVLQVGLQEGDFCQITAIGIDAELACFVIKDMLSDHFTVVGSKINYEFSSHLAERLPQICPPAEVKWHYAKAHTELTKFECLKGLAQLIYPVSPDELILAFIKREERSSTSVAPGIAIPHVMFEGIEHIAVAVIKNDESMDWASKMGEVHLAIALVMPSKPNREQIIAATNLTRNLLCDQMVERLLLTRSGVDLQALLMYAMSRLLN
- a CDS encoding helix-turn-helix transcriptional regulator yields the protein MMFDDLISSVLNERESFHHIWFAGDFHTPPEFSYQVNFPRLELVLDGEYINEMESHDRKVSKIVAKAGDAIFIPSNCWNKPNWDTDCSVLSMLFGRRQLGLSLVSKRKGEANFYDIQKHSIQTRSGFAIDNILEALSSLARENHKKPMDELLLQALLQYAKTMLNAPVEQSHNRVQDLYQGICIYIQENFHRPITRESIASRFSISANHLSRLFRQQGHMTLADYITWVRVDRAKFMLKKYNFKLNEVALRCGFKDVNYFCRVFKNRTGRTPTDYRASI
- a CDS encoding PTS fructose transporter subunit IIB, producing MKVVAVTACPTGIAHTYMAADALTKAAPKYNVQIKVETQGAMGIENQLTPHDVAHADKVLIVSDIEIEQPGRFEGMNVVKLSIEDVLLNVDKVFLVHCR
- a CDS encoding fructose-specific PTS transporter subunit EIIC, which gives rise to MDMTNLIEPEVICLDLNANSKEEVLIELVELLDKAGKLTDKQQFLKDIWLREEIGNTGFEEGIAIPHAKSHAVALPAVVVGISRQGIDYGAEDGQLSDVFFMLASPDGEDHHHIEVLAQISSKLIEEGFVEKLKAAENVDQARALFVDHNGANTTQGHGMGEYVHQPLSPMAQRVARIKEHLLFGTSHMMPFIVAGGVLLSLSVMITGHGAVPEQGVLADIAQMGIAGLTLFTVVLGGYIAYSMADKPGLAPGMIGTWIAVNQYHTGFLGAIIVGFWAGFVVRQLKKIELPDSMSSLGSIFIYPLVGTFITCGAIMWVIGSPIASSMLWLNQFLASMADSGKVALGAVLGAMTAFDMGGPINKVATLFAQTQVNTQPWLMGGVGIAICTPPLGMALATLLSPSKFKRDEREAGKAAGIMGMIGISEGAIPFAAADPARVLPAIIAGGIVGNVIGFLFQVLNHAPWGGWIVLPVVDGKIGYIVGTIAGAMTTALIAIALKKTVNEDENSPGDTLAYSSVVGEGQADILAVTSCPSGVAHTFLAAKSLEKAACLLGVKIKVETQGANGIINRITAKDVQRAKLVIFAHDVAIKEPERFKHIKVIDVTTKDAILNAAALMQMKK
- a CDS encoding PLP-dependent aminotransferase family protein; this encodes MSIYRALANQFIREIETGKLAEGNRMPSLRQLSKQQGVSMSTAVSCYQELESQGWIHARPQAGYYVAPQRSKHKTPEWAQFVSQVSTVNQSFAIHSPHNGPLGISSTNIDETALNELERSFRRASKRIGKRLNQYPNTRGEPSLRHALSDHFAKLGLHINPAELIITSGCMPAIKAALEACTQVGDTIAISSPCFSGILDLLGQMGRQIVEIPSLDDGIDLQQLEAHLQQGVVKAGVFCTSHMNPQGITMSAQQKQKLAELANHYQVPMIEDDVYLELSYSEHTPLPAKCYDQDGFILWCGSVSKSLSPSYRLGWCLPGRFMERYQQQHSAACFGVSLPIQLAIADFIETGHYAKQLKRRRSKLLSLRQAYLAFLSERLPSKVNISHPQGGMVLWLQVPGLNLSQFAALLEENRIDIRLGQLFSTLSLYNDCLRINIGFELTQEVQDELSLLAAAITQSC
- the manA gene encoding mannose-6-phosphate isomerase, class I; this encodes MSEILASQATLPQAVFFPMTNPIQNYAWGSKTAMQQLFAIENPTNEPQAELWMGAHPNGCSCVTMAGQQVKLSDFIAQNPALILGEQTAAQFGELPYLFKILAAENALSIQVHPNKQQAELGFAREEQQGIALTAANRNYKDPNHKPELVYALTEYHAMNGFRAIDEILNVFTELAIDELSSLVDAFSTNPTEPGLSDFFSGLLSLQGEAKTNAVEALIHQAKQVDLPLFALIVELEKQYPNDIGLFAPLMLNVITLQPGEAMFLHAETPHAYLHGTGLEIMANSDNVLRAGLTPKYMDIDELVACTQFIHKPLEQLHLEPNLSDGSLHYPIPVADFKFAILPPAEKLTINVSSAEILLPLDGDLELNHANGERCLLKKGQSVFIPAYCEHYTITSQGRVARALS
- a CDS encoding PTS fructose transporter subunit IIABC, translated to MINQLINANLIQLDLQANTKQAVFEELIDILHSQGRISDKAAFLQDIQAREELGNTGFEDGVAIPHAKSAAVTQPAVAIGVSKQGIEYGAEDGLPSKLFFMIASPDGGDNHHIEVLAELSSKLIEEGFIDAFLNAENTEQALQLLLKKAEPAPETHPSESKGLIIGVTGCPAGIAHTYLAAEALEKGAAALGYQIKVETNGSIGVKNSPTAEEIERAEAIVVACDKQVDMARFAGKRVVKTNVKAPIRDAQKLINEALNAPSYQAESASTQSVANKASQARSDLYRFLMNGVSHMIPFVVTGGLLIALALAVGGEPTEAGMAIPPGSMWNQILEVGVVAFTLMIPILAGYIAYAIADRPALAPGLIGGWIANNGSFYGAEAGTGFIGAIIAGLLVGYFVKWITSINYHKFIQPLVPIMIAPITASLFIAGLFIFVIGAPIASLMDGLTALLTSMSTGNVILLGIVLGGMAGFDMGGPFNKVAFLFSVGMIASGQTQFMGAMACAIPVAPLGMALATAMGRKFDLFESSEIEAGKAAGAMGLVGISEGAIPFAAQDPMSVIPANVLGSMVAAVMAFSFGITNSVAHGGPVVALLGAMNYPLLALICMVSGAAVTAITCVTLKKIRAQKLAAATA